A region from the Caldicellulosiruptor naganoensis genome encodes:
- a CDS encoding Rpn family recombination-promoting nuclease/putative transposase — translation MFDISLPICYNVFRIPSQVKTMNNNQLPHNINDLEYKYIFSNKSIFLRLLKRLDEIGIFKNLTEDQLERIDKSYVLPDFSQEESDLLYKVSLKEKEIIFYILFEHQSSVDHSMPLRLLFYITDIYRDYIKDFDRVEIKKKGFTLPAVVPIVFYDGEDRWTAARRLKEKILGFEEFGNCVIDFEYILIDLNQAESILQVKDILSLILKLNRIKRYDELERLILELGEYLLGAEEKEIEVLKVCLPAALRELDEIEVEAAKRAIDESVRGGEKAMPLFQNLRKIREELIFEGLQQGLQQGLQQGLQQGLQQGFEQSRIETAERMILKGYKDEEIAEITGLSLERIKELRAKHRN, via the coding sequence ATAATAACCAGCTCCCTCATAACATAAACGACCTTGAGTACAAATACATATTCTCTAACAAAAGCATTTTCCTCAGGCTTCTGAAAAGGCTTGATGAGATTGGAATATTCAAAAACCTCACAGAAGACCAGCTTGAAAGAATTGACAAAAGCTATGTACTACCTGATTTTTCTCAAGAAGAAAGTGATTTGCTTTACAAAGTAAGCCTAAAAGAAAAAGAAATTATCTTTTACATTTTGTTTGAACACCAGTCTTCAGTTGACCATTCAATGCCCTTGAGGCTTTTGTTCTACATCACAGATATATACAGAGACTATATCAAGGATTTTGACAGAGTGGAAATAAAGAAAAAGGGATTTACATTGCCGGCAGTTGTGCCGATAGTATTTTACGACGGGGAAGACAGGTGGACAGCCGCAAGAAGACTTAAGGAAAAGATTTTAGGATTTGAGGAGTTTGGAAATTGCGTAATTGATTTTGAGTATATATTGATTGACTTAAACCAAGCAGAAAGCATTTTGCAAGTAAAAGACATACTGAGCTTAATATTGAAGCTCAACAGGATAAAAAGGTATGATGAGTTAGAAAGACTAATTTTAGAGCTTGGAGAATATTTACTGGGTGCAGAGGAGAAGGAGATAGAGGTATTGAAGGTATGTTTGCCAGCTGCTTTGAGAGAGCTTGATGAGATAGAAGTTGAGGCTGCCAAAAGAGCGATTGATGAGAGTGTAAGAGGGGGTGAAAAAGCTATGCCACTATTTCAGAATTTGAGAAAGATAAGAGAAGAGTTAATTTTTGAAGGACTTCAGCAAGGACTGCAGCAAGGGCTTCAGCAAGGACTTCAGCAAGGACTTCAGCAAGGTTTTGAGCAGAGCAGAATAGAGACAGCTGAGAGGATGATTTTAAAAGGTTACAAAGATGAGGAGATAGCAGAGATTACAGGACTTTCGCTTGAGAGAATAAAAGAGCTTCGTGCAAAGCATAGAAATTGA